The genomic DNA GGTCGAGTAAGGCCGAGTTGGTGCACGAGGCAGTGTTCCCCGCGACGGCGACGGGTCTGACCGCACCGGCCGGTGACATCGCTGCCGACATCCGGGCGATGATCGGTGCCGCCCGCGATGTGTTCACCAGCCCGGTGATGCGTGCGGCGCTGCCCGGATTGGTCGCCGACGTCGTCGCCGACACCGACCTGAACGCCCGGGTGATGCAGCGGTTCGCCGGGACCTTCGTCACCGTGCGAGCCCGGATCGTCGACGGCATCGTGCGGGGTGAGGTCCAACCAGACGTCGACCCGGACCGCCTGGTGGAGCTGATCGGCGGGTCGACCATGCTGAGGATGCTGCTGTGGCCCGAACGCGAACTCGACGACGAGTGGGTGGCGCAGACGGCGGCGATCCTGGTCCACGGGGCCACCGTCAAGCCGTGACGTCCGACGGCCTTTGCGTCAGGCTGAGGGCAAATCTTCCGAGGGGTTCGGGCGCCGCATAGCCTGCGGCCACGTGACTATTACCGACCCACGTTCAGTGGCCACTGCCAAGCCGAGTGCGCGCTCCGTCGCGTTGGGCAGCGCGGTCGGCACCACGATCGAGTGGTACGACTTCTACCTGTATGCCACGGCCGCGGCACTGGTCTTCAAACCCTTGTTCTTCCCGAATATCTCGTCGACGGCGGGCACGCTGGCCGCGTTCGCGACCTATGCCGCAGGGTTCGGGGCTCGGCCGTTGGGGGCTCTGATATCGGGTCACTACGGAGATCGACTGGGACGCAAGACCGTCTTGGTGGCCGCGCTGGTCGGGATGGGGCTGAGCACTTTCGCGATCGGACTCCTGCCGACCTACGCCCAGGTAGGGCTGTTGGCGCCGGCACTGCTGGTGAGCCTGAGGTTGCTGCAAGGCCTGGCGGTGGGCGCCGAATGGGGCGGTGCGGCACTGCTTTCGGTGGAGCACGCGCCCCATGGTGGCCGCGGTCTGTTCGGCAGTTTCACGCAATTGGGTTCCCCGGCGGGCATGTTGCTGTCGACGGCGGTCTTCTACCTCACGCGGACGGCCAGCGGCCCCGACGCCTTCCTCGCCTACGGTTGGCGAATCCCCTTCCTGCTCAGTGCCGTTCTGGTCGTCATCGGTCTGGTGATTCGGCTGAGGCTGACCGATGCCGAGATATTCACTCAGGTCCGCGATCGCGGCGAGGTGGCGCGACGGCCGGTGCTAGAGGTACTGCGCACACAACCGCGCAATGTGGTGATCACCACCGGCTTACGGTTCTCGCAGATCGCGCTGTTCGTCCTGCTGACCACGTATTCATTGACCTACCTGCAGGATTCCTCAGAAGCGGGCAGTCAGATCGGATTGACGGCAGTCCTGATTGCGTCGGCCATCGGCCTGATCAGTACGCCGGCGTGGGCAATGCTGTCCGACCGGATCGGGAGGCGGCCTCCGTACCTTTTCGGTGCGCTGGCCGGTGTGCTGGCCCTGATCCTGTTCTTCGTCGCGGCGGGGACCGGATCCCACATCGCGATCGTGTTGTCGATCGTGTTCGGTGTCAACATCGCTCACGACGCCATGTACGGGCCTCAGGCCGCTTGGTTCGGTGAACTGTTCGATACCCGGGTGCGCTACAGCGGTGCTTCGTTGGGTTACCAGATCGGTGCGGTGCTCTCGGGTGGTTTCGCACCGTTGATCGCGGCGGGGCTGCTGGTCGCCGGTGGTGGCAGTCCCTGGCTGATCGTCGGATATTTCGCCGTGCTGACGGCGATCACCTTTGCGGCCGCGTATTTCGCGCGGGAAACGCATCAGGATGAGATCGGGGACGCGCGATGACCCGGATCTATCTCAATGCCTTCGACATGGCTTGTGTCGGGCATCAGTCCGCCGGATTGTGGCGCCACCCCGAGGATCAGGGCTACCGATACCGCGAACTCGGGTACTGGACGGATCTGGCTCGCACGCTGGAGGCCGGTGGCTTCGACGCGTTGTTTCTCGCCGACGTCCTCGGCGTCTACGACGTGTACGGAGGATCGCGGGATGCCGCGGTGGCCGATGCCGCACAGGTGCCGGTCAACGACCCGACACTGGCCGTCTCGGCGATGGCGGCGGTCACCGACACCCTGGGATTCGGTGTCACGGTGTCGTTGACCTACGAGCAGCCCTATGCACTGGCACGCCGGTTCTCGACGCTCGACCACCTGACCGACGGCCGCGTGGCCTGGAACATCGTCACCTCCTATCTCGACAGTGCCGCCAGGAATCTGGGGCTGGATGCCCAGATCCCGCACGACGAGCGCTACGAGATCGCCGAGGAGTACCTCGAGGTCTGCTACAAGCTGTGGGAGGCATCGTGGGAGCCCGACGCCGTCGTCCGGGACAGGGAACGAGGCGTGTTCACCGATCCGGCGAAAGTCCATGACATCGAGCACAAGGGCCGCTACTTCAGCGTCCCTGGGCCGTTCCTGTGCGAACCGTCTCCGCAGCGCACCCCGATGCTGTTCCAGGCAGGCGCCTCGCCGCGAGGGGTCCGGTTCGCCGCGGCTCACGCCGAGGCGGTGTTCGTGTCGGGGCCGACGCCCGAGATCGTCGCCAAGCCGGTCAAGGCGCTGCGTGCCGCCGCGGCCGAACACGGACGAGATCCCCGGTCCATCAAGGTGTTCACGATGCTGACGCCGATCGTCGCCGAGACCCGTGAACTGGCCGTCGCCAAGTTGCACGAGTACCGGCAGTTTGTCAGCGCGGCCGGGGCACTGGCACTGTTCGGCGGCTGGACCGGCGTTGATCTGGCCGAGCTCGGGCCCGACGAACCTCTGAAGTACGTCCAGACCGAGGCCAATCGTTCTGCGCTGGCATCGTTCACCACGTCGGACCGGAACTGGACGGCGGGGGAGCTGGCCCACGAGGTCGGTCTCGGTGGCCGCGGCCCGGTCGTGGTCGGTTCGCCCACCGAGGTGGCCGATGAACTCGAGCGGTGGGTCGACGAGGCCGGTGTCGACGGGTTCAACCTGGCCTACGTCACGACGCCGGGCACCTTCGTCGATTTCGCCCGCCATGTCGTACCCGAGTTGCGTCGTCGCGGCCGGTTACCCGACCGGGCTGAGCCGACCACCCTGCGCGAGCGGCTCGGCGGCGCCGGACCGTTGCTTGCTCCTGGGCATCCGGGCGCGGCCTATCGACCGCAGGGCTGGGGTTGACATGAACCAATGTTGAGGTCCGACACTGGTCTGGTGAACGCGAAGGATCAACAGGACATCAGGGCCGTCATGGACGCCGCCACCGACCTGTGGGTAGCCCACGACATGGAGGGCTGGGGCCGGTATTTCACCGAGGACGCCGACTTCGTCGCGCACAGCGGCCTGTGGTGGACCTCGCGTGACGACAATGTCGCGGGGCACCTGGATGTGCCGGAAGCCGTTGTCGGCCAGAAGCGCAAGTACACCCAGCGGGTCGAGGCCATCGCCGAGATCGCGCCGGGCGTGGCGCTCGTGCACACGCGCTGGGATTGGCCCGGCCACGTGCCGGCGGGAGCTCAGCCGGAAGACCGCAGCGGCATCGTCAGCTATGTCGTCGTCGAACACGACGGGCGCTGGCTGATCCGCTCCGCCCACAACACGCGGGTGAGCTAGCCATGGCGGTGCAACCTTTTCCCGCCGATTGGCAGACCGCGCTGGTGTTGGTGCCGCACCCTGATGACCCCGAGTACGGGGTCGGCGCGGCAGTCGCGAAGTGGACCGCCGCGGGCAGGACCGTGCACTACGCGCTGGCCTCACGGGGCGAGGCCGGTATCGCCGGTATGGCGCCCGGGCAGGCCGGGCCGTTGCGGGAAGGGGAGCAGCGCAGGTCCGCCGCCATCGTCGGGGTCGACGACGTGGCGTTCTGGGATTTTCCGGACAGCAACATCCGCGACACCCCCCAGTTGCGCGCGAAGATCGCCGAGACCATCGTCGCGATCCGTCCTGACGTCGTGATCACCATCTACAGCGGTCCGGCCTGGGCGCCCGGTGCGCCGAACCAGCGTGATCACATCGAATTCGCCCGCGCGGTCGCGGCCGCCTATGACGGTCTGGCCGATGCACCCACCTGGCTCTTCGAGAACGGGCCGGAGCCGACGCATTGCGAGGTGGTCGACGGTTACACCGACGTGGCGGTGAATTCCCTTGCTGCTCATGAGGTGTACCTCTCGGTGCTGGATCCGGAGACGCCCGTCGTCGAACAGGCCCGCCGGCAGGTGGAGATGTCGACACCGGCGCAGCCCGGCGTCGGCGAGCGAACCGTCGGCTTCATCCTGAAGCGGCATCGCTGAGCTTGCCGGAGTCGGCCTACCATCACAGCTGTGCGTGCTGTGATGTATTCCGAGGTCGGTGTGCTGCCCGGGGTGGTCGAGATGGCCGACCCCGAATGTCCTGCCGACGGAGTGGTCGTCGAGGTCGCGGCCACCGGTGTGTGCCGGTCTGACTGGCACGCCTGGCGGGGGCATGATCCGGTAGCCCTGCCGATCATCCCCGGGCATGAATTCGCCGGAACCATCGTGGCGGTCGGTCCTGGCGTATCGGGCTGGCAGGCGAGTGACCGGGTGACCGCGCCCTTCGTCCTGGGCTGTGGGCACTGCGAATTCTGCGCGGCCGGTGATGCCCAGGTCTGCCCGAACCAGCTGCAGCCCGGGTTCACCCTGCCGGGCTCATTCGCGCAACGGGTCGCGGTGCCGCGGGCCCAAGCCAACCTCGTGCGCCTGCCCGACAGCGTCTCGTTCGTCACCGCGGCGTCGCTCGGGTGCCGCTTCGCGACGTCGTTCCGGGCCGTGGTCACCCACGGCGGGGTGCAGCCCGGCCAATGGGTAGCGGTTCACGGGTGCGGAGGAGTGGGCCTGTCGGCGGTGATGATCGCGAAAGCGTTCGGTGCCAGGGTTGTTGCCGTCGACCGCGACGCGCAGGCGCTCGCCACCGCCGGTCGCCTCGGAGTCGATGAGCTGATCAACGGTACCGAGATCCCCGATGTCGCAGCCGAAGTCGTTCACCGGACCGGAGGCGGTGTACACATCGGGGTCGACGCCATCGGCCATCCCGCCGTCGCGGCGGCCTCGGTCACCTCGCTGCGCCGCAGGGGCCGGCATATCCAGGTGGGGCTGCTGCTGGGCGATGCGGCGCAGACCGCCTTCCCGATGGACCGGGTGATCGCCCAGGAACTTTCGATCCTCGGGTCGCACGGAATGCCCGCCGTCGACTATCCGGCGATGCTCGACCTCCTCGCTTCCGGCGCGCTGCAGCCGGAGTTGTTGGTCACCCGGCTGATCGGGCTGGACGACGCGGGCGCGGCGATGGCCGCCATGGATGCACCCTCGGGACCGGGAATGACGATCATCGAGCCCGGCCGGGCGGGTTAGTCGTCGATCTGTCCTCGGTTCCGTTGGGCCACAGCGCGATAACGGTCACCGAGGCCGTCGAAGTCGCGCGTCTGCGCACCGGCGATGGCCTGCTCGGCGGCGAGTGCCGGACTGATGAGGGGATCGCTGCCGCGGGTGTAGATCTCCTTGAGGCCGACCATGGTCGGGCCCGGAACCTCGGCGATCTGACCGGCCAACTCCAGCGCCCGGTCCAGTAACCGCTCGTGTGATACCACCTCGGTGACCAGACCCAGGCGTTCGGCGCGGGCGGCGTCGACGACTTCTCCGGTCATCGAGAGCCGGCGGGCCATCGCGGCGCCGACAACCTGAGGGAGCCGTGCCGTCATCCCGCCACCGGGCAGGATCCCGACCCGGGCGTGGGTGTCGGCGAACACCGCGCGTTCGGAGGCGATCAGGAAGTCGCAACCCAGGGCCATCTCCAGCCCGCCGGTGAACGTCGCACCGTTGATCGCCCCGATGATCGGGGTGCGGAGCTCGCCGGTCTTGGTGATGCAGTTGTGGGACCGGAACTTCGCGAAATACTCCATGCCGAGCGTCTGCGCCTGTTTGAGGTCGACACCGGCGCAGAACGCGGGGTCGGTCCCGGTGAGCACGATGGCCCGCACCGTCTCGTCGCCGTCGGCATCGTCGAGGGCACCGTACAGTTCCTCGATCAGCTCACGGCCCAGCGCATTCCGTGATGAGGGGCGGTTCAGCGTCAATACGCGGACGCCACCGTGATCAGTGGCGGATACAACAGCGCGAGCAGACATAAAACCGCATGCTACGCCGCCCTTTGGCGCGAGTTTGTGTCTGCTCGCGGGAGGAATCAGGGAGGAAATCACCGCAGGAACGTCTGGGCGTTGTTGGCCAGATCCAGCAGTGGCTGAGGGAGTGCACCGAGCGCGAACGTGATGGCCGCGGTGACGGTGATGACGGCGGTGGTGAGCCCGCTCGGGACGACGACTTCGGGTGCGTCCTCGGGGGGATCGGTGAAGAACATCAGCACGATCACCCGCACGTAGAAGTAGGCCGCCACGGCGCTGGCGATGACGCCGACGATGACCAGCGGGATCGCCCCGCCTTCACCGGCGGCCTTGAACACCGCGAACTTACTCACGAACCCGCTGGTCAGTGGAATCCCGGCGAACGCCAGCAGGAACAGCGAAAACACCACGCCGACAATCGGATATCGCCGGCCCAGACCGCCCCACCGCGCCATCGATGCCTCCTCCTCGCCCGCGGCGTTGCGCACCAGGCCGACGACGGCGAACGCGCCCAGCGTGCTGAAACCGTAGGCAAACAGGTAGAACAGCGTGGAGGACACCCCGGCGGGGTTCGCGGCGATCACACCGGTGAGGATGAAACCCGAGTGCGCCACCGCGGAGTAGGCGAGCATTCGTTTTACGTCCGTCTGCGTGACGGCAGTGATAGTCCCGATCACCATGGTCAGGATCGCGATCGCCCACAGGACCGGCCGCCAGTCATCCCGAAGCTGCGGTAACGCGACGTAGAAGATGCGCAGCATGGCGCCGAACGCAGCGATCTTGGTGGCCGCGGCCATGAACGCGGTGATCGCGGTGGGGGCGCCCTGGTACACGTCGGGAATCCACGAATGGAACGGAACGGCACCGACTTTGAACAACACCCCGACCAGTAGCAGGGCGATACCGATCAGTGCCAGCGGGGTGTTGGGTGACCTGGTGGCCACCGCAGTGGCGATCCCGCTGAGGTCCAGGGTGCCGGCGTAGCCGTACAGCATCGCCGCGCCGTACAGGAAGAAGGCCGACGAGAACGCGCCCAGCAGAAAGTATTTCAGGGATGCTTCTTGCGACAACAGCCGCCGGCGACGGGCCAGCCCGCACAGCAGATACAGTGGAAGCGACAGCACTTCCAGCGCGATGAACATGGTCAGCAGATCGTCGGCGGCCGGGAACAGCAGCATGCCGCCGATGGCGAACATGGTCAGCGGAAAGACCTCGGTCTGCATCACCCCGGCCTTGGTGGCCAGTTGCTCGGCCACACTTCCCGGCGCCGCGGACGCCTGCGGTGTGAAGCCGTCGAGACCACGGGCACCGTCCGAAGTTTCGGCGGCGGACTGGCGTTCGGCGATGAGCAGGATGCCGAGAATGCCGACCAGGGCGATGGTGCCCTGCAGGAACAACGCCGGGGCATCGAGCACCACCGAGCCCAGCACCGCGGGCTTCCCAGGGGTGCCATGCAACTCCCGGGCCAACAGGACCACCGCCACCACGGCGGCCACCAACCCGCCGAGTGCGAGGGCAACCTGCATCCGATAGCGGGCCGATCGGGGCAGGAATGCCTCGACGAGTACCCCGGCCACGCCTACCCCGAACACGATCAGCATGGGGGAGAGCAGGCCGTATTCGATGCTCGGTGTCACCATGATCAGCGAACCCCCTCTGCCATCTTGGGTAACACCTGCGGTGGCGGATCGCTCTGTCCGATGGTGGTCAATGTGTGTTGGACGGCCGGATTGATCACGTCCAGCGCGGGTTTGGGATAGATGCCCAACACCAGCAGCAGTGCGATCAAGGGCGTCACCACGACGAGTTCGCGAGGCACCAGATCCTGGATCCGGCGCTCGTCTCCGGAGAGCTCGTCGGGGACCGGACCGGTCATCATCCGTTGGTACATCCACAGGATATAGACGGCGGACAGCACCAGTGCGGTGGCGGCGAATACGGCGATCACCGGATAGCGGGTGAATGTGCCGATGAGAACCAGGAATTCACTGATGAACGGTGCCAGGCCCGGCAACGACAACGTCGCGAGGCCGGCCACCAGGAAAGTTCCGGCGAGGACCGGGGCCACCTTCTGAACGCCGCCGTAGGCATCGATCAACCGGGACCCGCGCCGCGTTACCAGGAATCCGGCGATCAGGAAGAGTGCGGCCGTGGAGATCCCGTGGTTGATCATGTACAACGTGGACCCGGCCTGGCCCTGGCTGGTCATCACGAAGATGCCCAGGATGATGAAACCGAAATGCGAGATCGACGTGTAGGCGATCAAGCGCATCACATCGGTCTGGCCGATCGCCAGGACGGCGCCGTAGATGATGCCGATCACCGCGAGGGTGATGACCAACGGGCGGAAATACGTTGACGCGTCGGGAAACAGCGGCAGGCAGTAACGCAGCATGCCGAAGGTGCCGACCTTGTCCATGATCGCCATCATCAGCACCGCGCTGGCTGGGGTGGCCTGCACGGCGGCATCCGGCAACCACCGGTGAAACGGCCACAACGGTGCCTTCACCGCGAACGCGAACATGAAACCCAGGAACAGGAAGTTCGCCACCGCGGGGTTGATCACCAACGCGCCGGACGATACCGCGGCGACGATCGTGCGGAAATCGAAGGTGCCCGAGGCAAACGTGTCGCTGCCCGCGGTGACGACGTAGAGGCCGATCACCGCGGCCAGCATGACCAGACCGCCGAACAGGTTGTACAGCAGGAATTTCACCGCTGCGCGAGACCGATTCTCACCGCCGAATCCACCGATCAGGAAGTACATCGGGATCAGCATGGCCTCGAAGAACACGTAGAACAGCAGGATGTCCAGGGCAACCAGGGACATGAACACCATGCCCTGGACGGCCAGCGTCAACGCCAGGTAGGCCTGCACGCCGCGGCCACCGAGCCCGGTCTGGTGGGCGGCGTCATTCCAGCCCGCGATGATGAGCAGCGGCAGCAGCACAGCGGTGAGCACCACCAGAGCCAGGGCGATGCCGTCGACACCGAGGATGTAGCCGGTTCCGAACGACGGTATCCAGCGGTGTGATTCGACGAACTGAAACTGCTCGCCCGCCGGATCGAAACCGACAGCGAGCACGGCTGCCAGCCCCAGGGCTACCAGCGAGACCGTCAGCGCCAGCCATTTCGCCAGCGTCCGCTGCCCGGCCGGGAGCAACATCACCACGGCGGCTCCCACCGTAGGGGTCGCCCACAACGCCGTCAGCCACGGAAACGTGCTCACCACAGTCGCACCGCCAGGATCGCCGCCACCACCAGGGCCGCACCGCCTAGCATGGAGAGCGCATAGGAACGCGCGAAGCCGGTCTGCAACTGGCGCAACCCATCCGATGTTCGACTGACCAGCGCGGCCAGCCCACCGGCAGTGCCGTCGACCACCTTGTCGTCAACCGCCGCCAGAGCCGCGGTCAAGGTCTGGCCACCTCGCATGAACACCGCCTCGTTGAACGCGTCGCCGTACAGATCGCGCCGGGCAGCCACCGCCCACGCCGACGCGTCGGGCACATCGGCCGGGACCGGCCGCTGCGCGTACATCCGGTAGGCGACCGCGATACCGACCGCGACGACCCCCAGCACCACCACGGTGACCACCCACGCGGGGATCGCGTGGTGCGCCTCGTGAGCACCGACCACCGGCTCCAGCCAATGTGACAATGTGCCGCCGATCGCCAGCGCACCGCCGGAGACCACCGAGCCGACCGCGAGCAGGATCATCGGCCAGGTCATCACGGCCGGGGCCTCGTGTGGATGTGTCTGTTCATCCCAGCGCTTTTCGCCGAAGAACGTCATCAGCATCACCCGGGTCATGTAGAACGCGGTGATCCCGGCGCCCAGGATCGCCGCGCCGCCGAGGATCACACCGCGGGCGCCTCCGGCGCCCAACGCCGCCTCGATGATGCTGTCTTTGGAGAAGAAGCCGGCCAGCGGTGGCACACCGATGATCGCCAGGTAGCCGAGCCCGAAGGTGGCGAACGTGACCGGCAGGACCTTGCGCAGCCCGCCGTAGCGGCGCATGTTCACGTCGTCGTTCATGGCGTGCATCACCGACCCGGCGCCGAGGAACAACCCGGCCTTGAAGAATCCGTGGGTGAGCAGGTGCATGATCGCGAATGCGTAACCGGCAGGCCCGAGTCCAGCGGCCAGCACCATATAGCCGATCTGGCTCATCGTGGACGCGGCCAGCGCCTTCTTGATGTCGTCCTTGGCGCACCCGATGATCGCGCCGAACAGCAGCGTGACGGCGCCGACGATGACGACCCCGGTCTGCGCGCCCGGCGCCAGGTCGAAGATCGGCCCCGACCGCACGATCAGATAGACGCCCGCGGTGACCATCGTGGCGGCGTGGATCAGCGCCGACACCGGGGTCGGGCCTTCCATCGCGTCCCCGAGCCAAGACTGCAGCGGCACCTGGGCCGATTTGCCACACGCGCCCAACAACAGCAGCAGACCGATCGCGGTCAGGGTGGCTTCGCTCAATGCCGGTGCGGCACCGAACACCCCGGCGAACGAGATGGATCCGACGGTGGCGAACATGATCATCAGCGCGATCGCCAGGCCCATGTCACCGACCCGGTTGACGACGAAAGCCTTCTTGGCTGCTGCGGCGGCCGAGGGTTTGTACGACCAGAATCCGATCAGCAGATACGAGGCCAGGCCCACGCCTTCCCACCCGGCGTACAGACCGAGGTAGTTGTCCGCGAGCACGAGCAGCAGCATCGCGGCGAGGAACAGGTTCAGATATGCGAAAAACCTTCGCCGATCAGGATCTTCGGCCATGTACCCGATCGAATATATGTGGATCAAGGACCCGACGCCGGTGATCAGCAGCACGAAGCACACCGACAACTGATCCAGTTGCAGCCCGAAATCGACCTGAAGGCCGGCCACTGGAACCCAGGAGAACAGCGATTCCTGAACCGCGCGGTGCTCGTCGTGGCGGCCCAGCATCTGAGTGAACAGCGCCGCTCCGACGGCGAAGGCCCCCAACGCGGTCGCACAGCCCAGCAGATGCCCCCACCGGTCGGATCGTCGGCCGCTCAACAGCAGCACCGCTGCTCCGGCGGCAGGGAGGGCGATCAACAGCCACAAAGGTAGTGTCATGTCGCCCTTAGTGCTTCAGCAGGCTGGCGTCGTCGACCGAGGTCGAATGACGGGTACGGAAGAGGGTCATGATGATGGCCAGGCCGATCACCACCTCGCAGGCGGCCACCACCATGGTGAAGAACGCAACCACCTGACCGTCGAGATGACCGTGCATGCGGGAGAACGCCACGAATGCCAGATTCGCCGCGTTGAGCATGAGCTCGACGCACATGAACATCACGATGGCATTGCGCCGCAACAGCACTCCCGATGCGCCGATGGTGAACAACAGCACCGACAGGTAGAGATAGTTGTCGGGATTCATCGCATCACCCCTCCCCGTTGGCCGAATTGCTGATCGCGCGCTGCGGCAGGATGGCGCTGACCGACAACGCCGCATCGGAGCCGTCGGGCAGCCGTGCCGGGACATCGACGGCGTTATGCCGGGCGTAGACACCGGGATTGGGCAGCGGGGTCGGATGGCCCCCGGCCTGGAAGCGCTCGACAGCCAGCTCCCGCTGGGTCTTGCGGTGTTCGAAGCGTTCCCGGTGTGCGAGCACCATCGCACCCAGCGCCGCGGTGATGAGCAGGGTGCTGGTCAACTCGAATGCCCACAGGTACCGGGTGAAGATCAGGGCGGCCAGACCTTCCACGTTGCCGCCGCTGTTGGCTTGGGCCAGCCCGGTGAACCCGCTGACCGACACGCTGCCGATCCCGGCGATCAACAGGATGCCGAACCCGGTGCCGGCCGCGAGTGCCGCAAGGCGTTGGCCGCGTATCGTTTCGGCGAACGATTCGGACAGGTCGACACCGATGAGCATCATCACGAAAAGGAACAGCATCATCACTGCGCCGGTGTAGACCACC from Mycobacterium sp. DL440 includes the following:
- the nuoL gene encoding NADH-quinone oxidoreductase subunit L, which produces MTLPLWLLIALPAAGAAVLLLSGRRSDRWGHLLGCATALGAFAVGAALFTQMLGRHDEHRAVQESLFSWVPVAGLQVDFGLQLDQLSVCFVLLITGVGSLIHIYSIGYMAEDPDRRRFFAYLNLFLAAMLLLVLADNYLGLYAGWEGVGLASYLLIGFWSYKPSAAAAAKKAFVVNRVGDMGLAIALMIMFATVGSISFAGVFGAAPALSEATLTAIGLLLLLGACGKSAQVPLQSWLGDAMEGPTPVSALIHAATMVTAGVYLIVRSGPIFDLAPGAQTGVVIVGAVTLLFGAIIGCAKDDIKKALAASTMSQIGYMVLAAGLGPAGYAFAIMHLLTHGFFKAGLFLGAGSVMHAMNDDVNMRRYGGLRKVLPVTFATFGLGYLAIIGVPPLAGFFSKDSIIEAALGAGGARGVILGGAAILGAGITAFYMTRVMLMTFFGEKRWDEQTHPHEAPAVMTWPMILLAVGSVVSGGALAIGGTLSHWLEPVVGAHEAHHAIPAWVVTVVVLGVVAVGIAVAYRMYAQRPVPADVPDASAWAVAARRDLYGDAFNEAVFMRGGQTLTAALAAVDDKVVDGTAGGLAALVSRTSDGLRQLQTGFARSYALSMLGGAALVVAAILAVRLW
- the nuoK gene encoding NADH-quinone oxidoreductase subunit NuoK — its product is MNPDNYLYLSVLLFTIGASGVLLRRNAIVMFMCVELMLNAANLAFVAFSRMHGHLDGQVVAFFTMVVAACEVVIGLAIIMTLFRTRHSTSVDDASLLKH
- a CDS encoding NADH-quinone oxidoreductase subunit J; amino-acid sequence: MSPDVVLLATGDIARLAAETPARTSTSEAAVFWILGTVAVLGAIGVVAAPKAVYSAVFLACTMISLAVLYIAQDATFLGVVQVVVYTGAVMMLFLFVMMLIGVDLSESFAETIRGQRLAALAAGTGFGILLIAGIGSVSVSGFTGLAQANSGGNVEGLAALIFTRYLWAFELTSTLLITAALGAMVLAHRERFEHRKTQRELAVERFQAGGHPTPLPNPGVYARHNAVDVPARLPDGSDAALSVSAILPQRAISNSANGEG